In one Bactrocera tryoni isolate S06 chromosome 5, CSIRO_BtryS06_freeze2, whole genome shotgun sequence genomic region, the following are encoded:
- the LOC120777382 gene encoding uncharacterized protein LOC120777382 produces the protein MEVKLIKAVKRHPCLFDRSSTDFRNQYLKEEAWVAAAISTGASVEQCKQRWKSLRDRFVREVVSQQSKPEFATKEKNEWCYFELLSFLTKHVNPRKMKSKRQSSIDDQPISSYSPATTQSDSCRTTDCEWIELQQDKGDPNDSQSSFETPNSKKTPKRRRLGEEAHEPCSQSAKQKPKNKAFLVMLDELLQKKPAQVQESKNNTHASFNHLCGTLEAMFSAKKESKNKAFLAMLDELLQKKPEEVQEKLKMEVLNHVFNS, from the exons ATGGAGGTGAAATTGATTAAAGCCGTTAAAAGGCATCCGTGCCTATTCGATAGAAGCTCAACAGACTTTCGTAACCAATATTTGAAGGAGGAAGCATGGGTGGCAGCAGCGATTTCAACGGGAGCCTCAG TGGAACAGTGTAAACAGCGCTGGAAGTCGCTACGCGACAGATTTGTGCGAGAGGTGGTGTCGCAGCAATCGAAACCGGAGTTTGCAACGAAAGAGAAGAATGAGTGGTGCTACTTTGAGTTATTGAGTTTTTTAACAAAGCACGTAAATCCTAGAAA AATGAAATCAAAAAGACAATCGAGCATCGATGATCAGCCAATCTCCAGTTATTCACCTGCAACAACTCAGAGCGACTCATGTCGAACAACCGATTGCGAATGGATAGAATTGCAACAGGACAAAGGTGATCCAAATGATAGCCAAAGCAGCTTCGAGACACCTAATTCCAAAAAAACGCCGAAACGTCGACGTTTGGGCGAAGAGGCGCACGAACCTTGCAGTCAATCTGCTAAGCAGAAGCCCAAAAATAAGGCATTTTTAGTCATGTTGGACGAACTTCTGCAAAAGAAACCAGCGCAAGTGCAGGAAAGTAAGAATAATACACATGCAAGTTTCAATCATCTTTGTGGGACTCTTGAGGCGATGTTCTCTGCTAAAAAGGAGTCCAAAAATAAAGCGTTTTTAGCGATGTTAGACGAACTTCTGCAGAAGAAACCAGAAGAAGTGCAGGAGAAGTTAAAAATGGAAGTTTTAAACCATGTATTTAAttcttaa
- the LOC120777379 gene encoding protein cycle translates to MDEVDDETFDDAKSARTSDENRKQNHSEIEKRRRDKMNTYINELSSMIPMCYVVPRKLDKLTVLKYTVQHLRSIRGRVHPYSGGDYKPSFLSDQELKMLILQASEGFLFVVDCDRGRILYVSESVSQVLNCSQMDLLGQSWFDILHPKDVAKVKEQLSSLDPCPRDRLIDAKTMLPVKTDIPQSLCRLCPGARRSFFCRMKLKSNNNQIKEESDTSSSSRSSTKRKSKLSVDHKYRVIQCTGYLKSWTPIKNEEQDSESEDNLTNHSSLVAIGRIPPNVLESNVPPSLDNHPNIRHVLFISRHSVDGKFLFIDQRATLVIGFLPQEMLGTSFYDYFHHEDIPALAESHKMVIQVPEKVTTQVYRFRCKDNTFIQLQSEWKAFKNPWTTDIEYIIAKNTVFL, encoded by the exons ATGGACGAGGTAGACGATGAGACTTTCGATGATGCCAAGTCAGCGCGCACTTCGGATGAGAATCGCAA gCAAAACCACAGCGAAATCGAGAAGCGGCGCCGTGACAAAATGAACACCTACATAAATGAGCTCTCATCCATGATACCGATGTGCTATGTGGTGCCACGCAAATTAGATAAGCTGACCGTGCTTAAATATACAG TGCAACACCTGCGCAGCATACGGGGCCGCGTGCATCCCTACAGTGGTGGTGATTACAAGCCATCGTTTCTATCGGATCAGGAGCTTAAAATGCTGATACTGCAGGCATCTGAGGGGTTTCTTTTTGTGGTGGATTGTGACCGTGGACGCATTTTATATGTTTCGGAGTCGGTGTCACAAGTGTTGAATTGCTCGCAAATGGATCTGCTAGGGCAGAGTTGGTTTGACATATTACATCCGAAGGATGTGGCCAAAGTCAAAGAACAGTTATCTTCCTTGGATCCTTGTCCGCGCGATCGGCTGATTGATGCAAAAA CTATGCTACCCGTCAAAACCGACATTCCACAGAGTCTATGTCGTCTCTGTCCGGGTGCGCGCCGCTCATTCTTCTGTCGCATGAAACTCAAATCCAACAATAACCAAATTAAAGAGGAATCCGACACATCCTCCAGTTCTCGCAGCTCCACGAAACGAAAGTCCAAGTTGAGCGTCGACCACAAATATCGCGTTATACAATGTAccggttatttgaagtcatggACACCGATTAAAAACGAAGAACAAGATAGCGAGAGTGAAGATAATCTGACAAATCATTCCAGTTTGGTGGCTATTGGCAGAATACCGCCGAATGTTTTAGAATCCAATGTACCCCCATCTTTGGACAACCATCCCAATATAAGGCATGTGCTATTCATCTCAAGACATTCCGTAGATGGTAAATTCCTATTTATAGATCAAAG AGCGACATTGGTCATTGGTTTCTTGCCGCAGGAGATGCTCGGCACAAGCTTTTACGACTATTTCCATCATGAAGATATCCCCGCTTTGGCCGAGTCACATAAAATGGTCATACAGGTGCCGGAGAAGGTGACAACGCAAGTATATCGCTTTCGTTGCAAGGATAATACTTTCATTCAACTTCAAAGCGAATGGAAAGCATTCAAAAATCCATGGACCACTGATATTGAGTACATTATAGCGAAAAATACCGTTTTCCTTTGA
- the LOC120777380 gene encoding acidic fibroblast growth factor intracellular-binding protein: MLADVDVFISNYTLVDPEIYQLWIEGFSSSEAVCYLKQKGFGSSFGAPIDLIASEVLDHYRTYSLIERLLHAPTKLLEQSCFQLEPQTRDFIIEKYYSIDDLVAREILGKKLSSRYRKDLDEVSEKTCVKLKSCRRQFDNVKRIFKAVEELPGNITNNIKQLFSVSDELAKKYASIVFLACLRFETSKKKLQFLAFSDLFACSQAIMIYWTYTYQHSGPEYYDTEMDKEFLLDLRELRCLLDKEKEIKHLVCLRLKPVLLERAYFELDTNFRSYWRAFITIACNLHRNRELRDLFLDLCEKLIEPWRQNGWSKEQVNKFVSAITQSVLDLEISRDQETRCLWDRYMQVISICLDHMFHI; encoded by the exons ATGCTGGCGGACGTGGATGTATTCATATCCAACTATACATTAGTGGACCCAGAAATATACCAATTATGGATAGAGGGCTTTTCAT CGAGCGAGGCCGTCTGCTACTTGAAACAGAAAGGATTCGGCAGCAGTTTTGGCGCACCAATTGATCTTATCGCCTCCGAAGTGCTCGACCATTATCGCACCTACTCCCTGATAGAGCGTCTGCTGCATGCACCAACTAAATTGCTGGAACAATCGTGTTTTCAGTTGGAGCCACAAACGCGTGATTTTATCATTGAAAA GTATTACTCCATCGATGACTTAGTGGCACGTGAAATTCTAGGCAAAAAATTGTCAAGTCGTTATAGGAAAGATCTGGATGAAGTGTCGGAAAAGACATGCGTCAAATTGAAGTCATGCAG ACGACAATTTGACAATGTAAAACGTATTTTTAAAGCTGTGGAGGAATTACCAGGCAATATCACAAACAATATTAAACAACTTTTTTCCGTGTCCGATGAGTTGGCAAA AAAATATGCCTCAATTGTTTTTCTTGCCTGCCTCCGTTTTGAAACTTCCAAAAAGAAGCTACAATTCCTGGCCTTCTCCGACTTGTTTGCTTGCTCACAAGCTATTATGATCTACTGGACCTATACCTATCAACATTCAGGTCCCGAATATTACGATACCGAAATGGACAAAGAATTTCTATTGGATTTGCGTGAGCTGCGTTGCTTGCTTGACAAGGAGAAGGAAATTAAACA tCTTGTTTGCCTGCGATTGAAGCCAGTGCTGTTGGAGCGTGCTTACTTCGAGCTGGATACGAATTTCCG CTCCTATTGGCGTGCATTTATAACCATAGCTTGTAATTTACATCGAAATCGTGAGTTGCGTGACTTGTTTTTGGATTTGTGTGAAAAATTGATAGAACCATGGCGTCAAAATGGTTGGAGTAAAGagcaagtaaataaatttgtgtcaGCCATAACACAAAGCGTGTTGGATTTAGAAATTTCGCG AGATCAAGAGACGCGTTGTCTGTGGGATCGTTACATGCAGGTCATTAGTATTTGTTTGGATCACATGTTTCATATTTAG